The window ttgtcttagatttgtctaaatacggatgtatcaagtctcgttttagtattagatacatccatatctagacaaatgatacatccgtatctagacaaatctaagacaagaattttggggcggagggagtagtTGACTGCATTCAAGTGTACTGTCCAGTAGTTGACTGCATTTTTTCTTTGTTCTTCCTGTGCACATGGATATATCGATATCATAGATCATTTTGGAAGGTCACCTTTTGTATTGAACTGCTAGGGATTGTGCAGTGGTGGACATGCTGTCGCATAACAATTCTGTATTTATCGTCCAAATGTTTCAAATGACAAGTCTTTCCGATGGCAGGTGAAGCTGGTCAAATGCCTTGTGCAAAATATTGTTGTAGACATTTCGTTCAATCAGATTGGTGGACTCTGTACGCTTTGTTTTCTTGAGCAGGTAACATCTCAAAAGCTGAAACATGTTGTCGATTGTGTTTTTTCCTTTAATGCACAGATCTATCTTCTATCTTATATTTGATGCAATAAAAATAATCTTTCTCTTTCTTATGTggcactccctctgtaaagaaatacaagagcgttagtgatctaaacgctcttatattaaacgctcttatatttctttacagagggagtaggactTAGGGTGAAAGGTTTTCTTAAGTCAGCCTGCTCATTGGCATGCATGTTTATAACCATTATGTTTTACAGGTTGATGAAAGATTTGGAAAAAAACACCTTTTCAAGAAAAGCATAATGCTGATAAAAGCCTGGTGTTATTATGAAAGCCGCATTCTCGGTGCCCACCATGGTTTAATTTCTACCTACGCCTTGGAGATATTGGTGCTATATATTTTCCATCTTTTCCACAAGTCTTTGGATGGTCCATTAGCTGTAAGTTCTGACTTAAATTTGTATTCCACATTTGTAAAATTGCTGCTGACCTAGGTTACACAAATTCCAACCCCATGGGTGACATAACTGTTTCCTCTGCTGCAGGTCCTCTATAGATTTCTGGACTATTATAGCAAATTTGACTGGGATAACAAGGGTATAAGCTTGTATGGTCCTGTACCATTGTCTTCCTTACCTGAGCTAGTTTGTAAGTGAATGCAGTCTGATCTGTTCGTTTGGTTGAAATTTTGTTGTCATAATTGGTCATCACATAGTTTTTCTTGCGCAGCCGAAGCACCAGACACTCATGATGTTGATTTCCTTAAGCGGGAGGAGTTTCTCAAAGAATGTGCACAAAGGTTTACTGTCCCCCCTAGGAACTTTGAGAGAAATACTCGACTGTTCTCAAGAAAATTTCTCAACATAGTGGATCCACTGAAGCAGAACAACAATCTTGGGCGTAGTGTCAGCAAAGGTTTCTTCTCTGCTTCATCATGAAATTTGTTTGTACAGAGGAAAAGTGCGCTTGAAATTGTGCCATGCAACTTTAGTCAACTTAGAATGACTTGATGCTTAAACTTTGAATTCATTTTGGTCTCGTGAGTAGCACTGCCTCTCAGGGGAAGAATGTGGGTTGACttcttttttgtcaaatttgaataCTTGCATTGCATGTAGCTGAGGTCAGCTTTTGGGCATAATCATCTCACCATCAGCTCACATAATCAGCTCACATAATGGGTGGTTGCATTTGGCTTCCCACATTTCGTAGCTTTACTGTTGATGTTTGCTTGTCTAAATTTGGGTTTTTGTATCTACTTCCTCTAAACTTGATTGTTTTAAATTTTACCACTAACTGCAACTAGTGTTATTTGGTCTGTCTTGCTTTTGCTACATTCTTGCTGCTGCTTGTCCATGCTTTGTTTCTCAGCGGGCCAAGAGATTTATTTCAGTTCAGCACAGAAGCAAACTTTCAGCTACTTAACCAAGCAGTACCACTGTGCTCACTTGCACTGCATAATAAGCTAGAACTTGGATACTGATGGCATTGATTTATTTTATGTTGCATGGATAGTTGTGGTTTGAACCCAACCCACAAGCATTATGGTATGCTGCACAGTTACTTTTGTGCATTAAGCTGTTGCTTTGCTGTTTATTGTCCAAGATGCTTATAGCAGATTTTTTTAATTTGCTGGCCTAATATCACTCTGATGCGCAGGTAACTTCTATCGGATACGCAGTGCATTTGATCTTGGTGCCCGGAAGCTGGGGAAGATCCTTCAAGTGCCTATCAATTCTGCTGTGCCTGAAGTGAATCAGTTTTTTAGGAACACATTGAAGCGAAATCACACTATGGTAAGGCCAGATGTGCAGGACATTGCACTGGACTTCAATATTGAAAGAGACAACAAAGGTTTAGACCGTAATTCTTTTGGTGATCTATCTGATCAGTTCAACAGCATCAGTATTTCAGATGTCAATAACCATGGGTCTCTGAAGGAAAAAGAACAAAATCCTATGGTTGAGCATGAGGAAATGAAGTCTGTTTCAAATCCTGTAACAAGTTCTATTAGTACGAGGAATAACAGTGACTTCTGTGAGACTGCACCATCAACTAGTGAAACCTTGTCACCTGGGAAAGCTCTCTATGCACCACATCTCTTGTATGAGCCAGGAAATGGGAAGGTTGGTGCCAATCATGATGTAAACTTGGCACACCATGGGATGACATCGAAAGGGTACCCAGGAACTAAGTATCGCAATGAGAATTCACATCCAGTGGATAACTGCTTACCACCAGCTAAGAACTCAGATAGCAATGGGGCACATATTAAAGAGGCAGGTGGTGATGGAGGTGCAATCAATGACATTTTATCAGATCTTGCTGGAGATCACGGAACAAATTTGTATAATCTTTCCTATGCACAAGGGTGCCAACAAGATTACCCAGTAAACCATGATTACCCGGTTAATCAAGTTTACTATCAAATGCCTGCTCCACCACCTGCACAATATCAGAACAATCGCTCACCAAATGGCCATAGCAGAAAAAATGGTTATGGCTATGCTGGTACAAGTGGAATATCCCCTGGTTCTTATCCATCTGGCTATTTCGTTGTAAGACCATTTTATCAACCGGATGATACTATGCGAGCTCGTGGAACAGGCACCTACTTTCCTGACCCAGTATGTTCCCTTTTTGTACATTATTATGCTTATATACAACTTGAAGTCACATTGAAATTCACTACATCTGGCATTTCCCTACATATTCATTTTATTTCACGTTTATGCATATGTAGATACTGAGATGAACCACTACTACTTTTCCTGTGTACTTGAATAATTTCCTTATTGGAGTTACTGTACCTTCTGTACATGAGGCTGAAAAATAATCCTACTACTTTTATGTTTCTGTTGCAGAATTAGGTTACTTTTGCAAGGTTAATGCGCATTTGTGTTGTTTCGGCTTGTCTGTCTTGTGTTTTCCCTGAGTTTGTCTGTCTTTTTGGATATTGCAGACTTTGTGCAAGGACAGGCCACCTGCTGGACGAGGGGAAAGAGGAAGACATAGTTTCCATCCAAATCACTATCACAGGGCTCACCGCTATCCCAGAATGGATATGCCTTCAGATATGGTGCTGTCGGAGGAATGGAGGCAAGTGCCAGTGCCACCATTGCAGATTTACATTCCTGGTGCAAGTGATCATGGAATTCCCTCCCCGTTGAATATACCATTATCATCTCCATCCCCCCGGGCTCCAAGGGATGGTATTCATCGCAATGGTTTTATTCACCCACAAGACAATAAACTTGAATTTGGGACTTTGGGGGCATTGCCTTTGGAAGTTAAGGGTACTTCTCAAGACCATCCTAGCAAATCTAGTTCTGCCGCCAACAGTCAATCTTCTGCACCTGTAAGCCCTGTGTCTTCAGCATTAAATCCTGGAAAGGGTTCTAATCGGATGAGGTACGTATGATGCATTACTTTAGTCGTCAAAAGTATTAACACCGTCTCTTTCATGGGAGGGCCACCTAGCTGGTAGCTTTATCTTTAGATGTTACAGCTGGATTATTATCTATTGACACGCACTTCCTTCAATATACTTTTAGTGTTAGGTCAGAGCTTCTGCAAAA is drawn from Triticum dicoccoides isolate Atlit2015 ecotype Zavitan chromosome 4A, WEW_v2.0, whole genome shotgun sequence and contains these coding sequences:
- the LOC119286282 gene encoding uncharacterized protein LOC119286282, translating into MVDIHECAVVLVQEPDHAAAAAANPDPSSISASAWRPFEDAAAAVVGRIQPSVSSEDRRAAVVHYVQRLIRCSVGCEVFPFGSVPLKTYLPDGDIDLTAFGSTSSDENLANEVRAVLESEELRKDAEFEVKDVQYIHAEVKLVKCLVQNIVVDISFNQIGGLCTLCFLEQVDERFGKKHLFKKSIMLIKAWCYYESRILGAHHGLISTYALEILVLYIFHLFHKSLDGPLAVLYRFLDYYSKFDWDNKGISLYGPVPLSSLPELVSEAPDTHDVDFLKREEFLKECAQRFTVPPRNFERNTRLFSRKFLNIVDPLKQNNNLGRSVSKGNFYRIRSAFDLGARKLGKILQVPINSAVPEVNQFFRNTLKRNHTMVRPDVQDIALDFNIERDNKGLDRNSFGDLSDQFNSISISDVNNHGSLKEKEQNPMVEHEEMKSVSNPVTSSISTRNNSDFCETAPSTSETLSPGKALYAPHLLYEPGNGKVGANHDVNLAHHGMTSKGYPGTKYRNENSHPVDNCLPPAKNSDSNGAHIKEAGGDGGAINDILSDLAGDHGTNLYNLSYAQGCQQDYPVNHDYPVNQVYYQMPAPPPAQYQNNRSPNGHSRKNGYGYAGTSGISPGSYPSGYFVVRPFYQPDDTMRARGTGTYFPDPTLCKDRPPAGRGERGRHSFHPNHYHRAHRYPRMDMPSDMVLSEEWRQVPVPPLQIYIPGASDHGIPSPLNIPLSSPSPRAPRDGIHRNGFIHPQDNKLEFGTLGALPLEVKGTSQDHPSKSSSAANSQSSAPVSPVSSALNPGKGSNRMRNGGPYHLKDNGDFPPLSS